In one window of candidate division TA06 bacterium B3_TA06 DNA:
- a CDS encoding acetyl-CoA carboxylase carboxyl transferase subunit alpha, producing MAEFLLDFEKPIVELEKRIEALKGLEGVDGDIARLEKQAEKLRRKVYSRLTRWQIVQLARHPLRPYTLDLVPYIFTDFTELHGDRGFADDPAIVTGIARFRGRSLALVGHQKGHDTKERIRRNFGMPHPEGYRKALRIYKLAEKFGMPIINFVDTPGADPGIGAEERGQSEAIARNLQEIAILRTPILVIVTGEGGSGGALAIGIGDRIYMLEYSFYSTISPEGCASILWRDSAKAPQAAEALKFTSRDNLDHGVIDGVIPEPPGGAHRDWQHTAKFIGDQIAQALAELEGLSHEELIAKRIEKFRKVGKFKTIR from the coding sequence ATGGCAGAGTTTTTGCTTGATTTCGAGAAACCCATAGTAGAGCTTGAGAAGCGCATTGAGGCATTGAAGGGTCTTGAAGGGGTGGATGGTGATATAGCCAGGCTAGAGAAGCAGGCTGAGAAGCTGCGCCGCAAGGTCTACTCCCGGCTTACCCGTTGGCAGATAGTCCAGCTTGCGCGTCATCCCCTCCGTCCCTACACCCTTGATCTGGTTCCCTATATTTTTACCGATTTTACCGAGCTTCACGGTGATCGTGGATTTGCCGATGATCCGGCGATTGTGACCGGTATAGCTCGTTTTCGTGGGCGCTCGTTGGCTTTGGTCGGGCATCAGAAGGGGCACGACACCAAGGAGAGGATTCGACGCAACTTCGGGATGCCACATCCAGAGGGTTACCGCAAGGCGCTGCGCATCTACAAGCTGGCTGAGAAGTTCGGTATGCCCATCATCAACTTCGTAGATACCCCTGGTGCTGATCCCGGGATTGGTGCTGAGGAACGCGGCCAGTCCGAGGCAATAGCCCGCAACCTTCAGGAGATAGCGATTCTCAGAACCCCTATCCTTGTGATAGTTACCGGTGAGGGAGGCTCGGGCGGCGCTCTGGCCATTGGGATTGGCGACCGCATCTATATGCTTGAGTATTCCTTCTACTCGACGATCTCGCCTGAGGGTTGCGCCTCGATCCTCTGGCGTGACAGTGCCAAGGCCCCACAGGCAGCCGAGGCCTTGAAGTTCACAAGCCGCGATAACCTTGATCATGGGGTTATAGATGGGGTTATCCCTGAGCCCCCGGGAGGCGCTCATCGCGACTGGCAGCACACAGCCAAGTTTATAGGTGATCAGATCGCCCAGGCCCTTGCGGAACTTGAGGGGCTTTCTCACGAAGAACTGATTGCCAAACGTATCGAGAAGTTCCGCAAGGTGGGTAAGTTCAAAACTATCCGTTAA